GCGGCGCCGCCCTCAAGATCGCCGCCGATGACCTGCCCCTACTCCCCGAGGGAACCTACTATCACTACCAGTTGATCGGGTGCGAGGTGCTCGACGCGGACGGGGAGTCGCTCGGCCGGGTCGGCTCGATTCTCACGACGGGGAGCAACGATGTCTTATGCGTGGGCGAGGACGAGATCCTGATCCCGGCGATCCGGGACTTCGTCGCGGCAGTGGACCTTCCCGAGGGGAAGATCCGGCTGGGAGTCCCTCGCTCCCGGCTG
The genomic region above belongs to Candidatus Eisenbacteria bacterium and contains:
- the rimM gene encoding 16S rRNA processing protein RimM, with amino-acid sequence GAALKIAADDLPLLPEGTYYHYQLIGCEVLDADGESLGRVGSILTTGSNDVLCVGEDEILIPAIRDFVAAVDLPEGKIRLGVPRSRLGMDEEPI